The Pan paniscus chromosome 21, NHGRI_mPanPan1-v2.0_pri, whole genome shotgun sequence region TCACTGCTGTCCTCTCCCCACAGTGCCCTGGGCTTGCTGTACTTCATCCGGCGAGGAAAGCAGTGTCTGGATTTCACTGTCACTGtccatttctttcacctcctgGGCTGCTGGTTCTACAGCTCCCGTTTCCCCTCGGCGCTGACCTGGTGGCTGGTCCAAGCCGTGTGCATTGCACTCATGGCTGTCATCGGGGAGTACCTGTGCATGCGGACGGAGCTCAAGGAGATACCCCTCAACTCAGTCCCTAAATCCAATGTCTAGAATCAGGCCCTTTGGACATCCTGCTGACACTTGGGCCCCTTAACACCTTGGGCTGCTCAGACCCTCCAGATGAGGTCCAGCCCAGAATCTGAGAGGAACCCTGGAAATGTGAAGTCTCTGTTGGTGTGGGAGAGATAGTGAGGGCCTGTCAAAGAAGGCAGGTAGCAGTCAGCATGACAGCTGCAAGAATGACCTCTGTCTGTTGAAGCCTTGGTATCTGAGAGGTCAGGAAGGGGACCTCTTTGAGGGTAATA contains the following coding sequences:
- the SYS1 gene encoding protein SYS1 homolog isoform X1 → MAGQFRSYVWDPVLILSQIVLMQTVYYGSLGLWLALVDGLVRSSPSLDQMFDAEILGFSTPPGRLSMMSFILNALTCALGLLYFIRRGKQCLDFTVTVHFFHLLGCWFYSSRFPSALTWWLVQAVCIALMAVIGEYLCMRTELKEIPLNSVPKSNV